A window of Mycolicibacterium fluoranthenivorans contains these coding sequences:
- a CDS encoding 1-phosphofructokinase family hexose kinase, with amino-acid sequence MIVTVTPNPSIDRTVTLGTPLTRGAVHRIGSVTNEPGGKGVNVARALGLAGLDTIAVLPASDADLILAALRAAGVPFRNVPIRGQVRTNLAITESDGTTTKLNEPGAPFEAAALQELTHTVLQAAQGASWVVLSGSLPPGIPVHWYADMVAALSDYDCHVAVDTSDAPLAALAAGFGTAAPDVIKPNAEELAGLTGHSAAELESAAAQGDTGPVVAAARQLIDRGAAAVLVTLGAAGAVLVDGDGSWLATPPPIVPRSTVGAGDSSLAGYVRAALEGAPPAQRLQMAVAYGSVAAALPGSALPAPSQINTEAVAVRSLSPSAA; translated from the coding sequence ATGATTGTCACCGTCACACCCAATCCGAGCATCGACCGCACGGTCACCCTCGGCACTCCCCTCACCCGGGGGGCGGTGCACCGGATCGGATCGGTCACCAACGAGCCGGGCGGCAAGGGCGTCAACGTGGCCCGCGCCCTCGGACTGGCCGGACTGGACACCATCGCCGTATTACCTGCCTCCGATGCCGATCTCATCCTGGCCGCACTGCGGGCCGCCGGCGTCCCGTTCCGCAACGTGCCGATCCGCGGCCAGGTGCGGACGAACCTGGCCATCACCGAAAGTGACGGCACCACCACCAAACTCAACGAGCCCGGCGCTCCCTTCGAGGCGGCTGCGCTGCAGGAGCTGACACACACCGTGCTGCAGGCCGCCCAAGGTGCCAGCTGGGTGGTGCTGTCGGGCTCGCTTCCCCCGGGCATCCCCGTGCACTGGTACGCCGATATGGTGGCCGCACTGTCGGATTACGACTGCCACGTCGCCGTGGACACCTCGGACGCACCGCTGGCCGCTCTCGCGGCGGGTTTCGGTACCGCCGCCCCCGATGTGATCAAGCCCAACGCCGAGGAGCTCGCCGGCTTGACCGGCCACTCGGCCGCCGAGCTGGAAAGCGCTGCCGCCCAGGGCGATACCGGACCGGTGGTGGCCGCGGCCCGGCAACTGATCGACCGTGGCGCGGCCGCCGTCCTGGTCACCCTGGGAGCGGCCGGAGCCGTGCTCGTGGACGGCGACGGCAGTTGGCTCGCCACACCGCCACCCATCGTCCCGCGCAGCACGGTCGGCGCCGGGGACTCGTCGCTGGCCGGCTATGTGCGTGCCGCACTGGAAGGTGCGCCACCCGCGCAGCGGCTGCAGATGGCCGTCGCCTACGGCAGCGTCGCGGCCGCGCTGCCCGGTTCGGCACTGCCCGCGCCCTCCCAGATCAACACCGAAGCCGTTGCGGTGAGGTCACTCTCGCCGTCCGCCGCCTGA
- a CDS encoding DeoR/GlpR family DNA-binding transcription regulator, protein MYAEERQQAIASLVIRQGRASVAELAQAYDVTTETVRRDLAVLDKAGLVRRVHGGAVPSRALHLVEQDVDERDTTRSDQKDAIAAAAADFFPLSGSSVLLDAGTTTSRIAAAMPTDRDLVVVTNSIPIAARLSAVPSVTLQLLGGRVRGLTQAAVGDATLQALDHLRVDIAFIGTNGISVRHGLSTPDPDEAAVKRAMVRSANYVVVASDSSKIGREELVSFAPLSSVDALVTDTEITDADRTELTGLGIEIVLAGAAA, encoded by the coding sequence ATGTACGCCGAAGAACGTCAGCAAGCGATCGCCTCCCTGGTGATCAGGCAGGGGCGCGCGTCCGTGGCCGAACTTGCGCAGGCCTACGACGTCACCACCGAAACCGTCCGGCGCGATCTCGCCGTCCTGGACAAGGCGGGGCTGGTGCGCCGCGTGCACGGTGGCGCGGTTCCGTCGCGAGCCCTGCACCTGGTCGAGCAGGATGTCGACGAACGCGACACCACCCGCTCCGATCAGAAGGACGCGATCGCCGCGGCCGCCGCCGACTTCTTCCCACTGTCCGGTTCCAGCGTGCTGCTGGACGCCGGTACCACCACCAGCCGGATCGCCGCGGCCATGCCCACCGACCGCGACCTCGTGGTGGTGACGAACTCCATCCCGATCGCCGCCCGACTGTCGGCCGTCCCGTCGGTCACGCTGCAACTGCTCGGCGGACGGGTCCGCGGCCTCACCCAGGCGGCCGTGGGCGACGCCACGCTGCAGGCACTCGATCACCTGCGGGTGGACATCGCCTTCATCGGCACCAACGGCATCAGCGTCCGCCACGGCCTGTCCACCCCCGACCCCGACGAGGCCGCCGTCAAACGCGCCATGGTCCGCAGCGCCAATTACGTTGTGGTGGCCTCGGATTCGTCCAAGATCGGACGCGAGGAGCTGGTGAGCTTCGCACCCCTGTCCAGCGTCGACGCGCTGGTCACCGACACCGAGATCACCGACGCCGACCGCACCGAACTGACCGGTCTCGGCATCGAGATCGTCCTGGCAGGAGCCGCGGCATGA
- a CDS encoding phosphoenolpyruvate--protein phosphotransferase: MCCFTLVCVDLSTISCNVAHMSSPSVTDTGILVLTGVPVVPGVAYAPVIRPGRKPVIDLGADSLGEDERPAESARFTAAAATVAERLRERAGRATGAASEVLATTAGLAQDRAWLGAAEKRIAEGAPAVRAVAAAVDQFVGLFTQIGGMMAERVTDLRDIGDRVIAELVGLPEPGVPQPDVPSVLCAEDLAPADTAGLDPSLVVALATTLGGPTSHTAIIARQLGIPCVVAVTGLDDVPVGAKVLVDGTRGTVTVSPDDAAARAEVAEAQRAAATAAGWSGPGATADGHAVAVLANVQDGAAARAARQTPAEGVGLFRTEMCFLNTDTEPTVEEQASIYAEVLEAFAGGKVVIRTLDAGSDKPLKFAGHPDEANPALGVRGIRIATGNPGLLDRQLAGIAAAAQRSGNPPWVMAPMIATADEAKSFAAKVRAHGLMAGVMIEVPAAALLADRILEHVDFLSIGTNDLAQYTMAADRMSADLATLTDPWQPAVLALVAMAVNAGAAVGKPVGVCGEAAADPLLACVLTGFGVTSLSAASAAVQGVGAKLAQVTLQQCRDAAEAVLGTASAADARAAARAVLG, translated from the coding sequence ATGTGTTGTTTTACGCTTGTTTGTGTTGACTTGTCAACGATTTCTTGTAACGTGGCTCACATGAGTTCCCCATCTGTGACGGACACCGGGATCCTCGTCCTGACCGGTGTCCCCGTAGTGCCCGGAGTGGCCTATGCCCCGGTGATCCGTCCCGGGCGCAAGCCGGTCATCGATCTCGGTGCCGATTCGCTGGGCGAGGACGAGCGCCCGGCGGAATCGGCCAGGTTCACCGCCGCGGCCGCGACCGTGGCCGAACGGCTGCGGGAGCGGGCCGGTCGCGCCACCGGTGCCGCCTCCGAAGTGCTCGCGACGACCGCCGGTCTGGCGCAGGACCGGGCCTGGCTGGGTGCCGCGGAGAAGCGCATCGCCGAGGGCGCCCCGGCCGTGCGTGCGGTGGCCGCCGCCGTCGACCAGTTCGTCGGGCTGTTCACCCAGATCGGCGGGATGATGGCCGAGCGGGTCACCGATCTGCGCGATATCGGGGATCGGGTGATCGCCGAACTCGTGGGCCTGCCCGAGCCGGGGGTCCCGCAACCCGATGTGCCCTCGGTGCTGTGCGCCGAAGACCTCGCGCCCGCCGATACCGCGGGCCTGGATCCGTCGCTGGTGGTGGCCCTGGCCACCACGCTGGGCGGACCGACCAGCCACACCGCGATCATCGCCCGTCAGCTGGGTATCCCGTGCGTCGTCGCCGTCACCGGACTCGATGACGTGCCCGTCGGCGCCAAGGTGCTCGTCGACGGCACCCGCGGCACGGTGACCGTCTCGCCGGATGATGCTGCTGCCCGTGCGGAAGTGGCCGAGGCGCAGCGTGCCGCCGCGACCGCAGCCGGTTGGTCCGGGCCGGGCGCGACGGCGGACGGCCACGCCGTCGCCGTGCTCGCCAACGTCCAGGACGGTGCCGCGGCGCGGGCCGCCCGCCAGACACCCGCAGAGGGCGTCGGCCTGTTCCGTACCGAGATGTGCTTCCTCAACACCGACACCGAACCAACGGTCGAAGAACAGGCGAGCATCTACGCCGAGGTACTCGAGGCCTTCGCCGGTGGCAAGGTCGTGATCCGCACCCTCGACGCCGGCTCCGACAAACCGCTCAAGTTCGCGGGCCACCCGGATGAGGCCAACCCCGCGCTGGGGGTGCGAGGTATCCGGATCGCGACGGGCAACCCGGGGCTGCTCGATCGCCAGCTCGCGGGCATTGCCGCCGCGGCGCAGCGATCCGGCAACCCGCCATGGGTGATGGCGCCGATGATCGCGACCGCCGACGAGGCGAAGAGCTTTGCGGCCAAGGTCCGTGCACACGGGCTCATGGCGGGCGTGATGATCGAGGTGCCGGCCGCGGCGCTGCTGGCCGACCGGATTCTCGAGCACGTCGACTTTCTGTCGATCGGCACCAATGATCTTGCGCAGTACACGATGGCCGCCGACCGGATGTCTGCGGACCTGGCCACCCTCACCGATCCGTGGCAGCCCGCGGTGCTGGCACTGGTCGCCATGGCGGTGAACGCCGGTGCCGCGGTGGGCAAGCCGGTCGGCGTGTGCGGGGAGGCGGCGGCGGATCCGCTGCTGGCGTGTGTGCTCACCGGCTTCGGCGTGACCTCACTGTCGGCGGCCTCGGCCGCGGTCCAGGGCGTGGGCGCCAAACTCGCGCAGGTCACCTTGCAGCAGTGCCGCGACGCCGCCGAGGCCGTATTGGGTACCGCCAGCGCCGCGGACGCCCGAGCCGCCGCACGCGCCGTCCTGGGGTAG
- a CDS encoding FUSC family protein has product MLTPGLWLRLWGRVHARDPEYDAMRRAVRAGLMMPVVAAAGFSVGGVQTPLFAILGAVALLILVDFPGNRPARALAYAGLGVNGAVLVTLGTVMAPVPWLAVAVMFVVAAAVMFAGVLSEIVAAGQRSTLLTFVPALCLPPGPIPDRLLGWVIALALCVPAALFLFPPRHHNELRLYAARVCATLADALDRAEPSAEDLDAVHDAMDKLRTTFLGADFRPVGLTAGSRALVRVIDDLQWLSDLVTRSPGTALAELRDPIVAVLRESAAVLETGGPQRDAHRSALAHALAVQRLLAQSRYREDICEILDEPDDAAALGIGRKLLTRRTISACAGATGRVIGLAADADARPVWARVLGLRLPDSGAAARVLSESEAIASIPSGLVATRAVVVRNSLRTGLGLALAVGVTHLFPLQNGLWVVLGAMSVLRSSALTTGTRVVRAVAGTVIGFGLGAAFIALMGVDPVVMWLALPLVAFGSAFVPEVASFIAGQAAFTMMVVIIFNLIHPIGWRVGLIRVEDVAIGALVGVVVSLLLWPRGAAAAVTRSLDAARAAGTAYMKAAVLRVTRGASEEADDRITTLGHDALSAGRTLDDTVRHYLSESGGSTDLRAPVIRSANRATRLRAAAELIADVVPPPLAVYPQVREALESHCHAVCERFRGVESVHFGPPISDDFVRALRAGAGAGELAIAAALPLVTVAAHLGELELLYPEPVSDGAGAHSAAPSRTGPR; this is encoded by the coding sequence ATGCTCACCCCCGGTCTGTGGCTCAGGCTGTGGGGGAGGGTGCATGCTCGCGACCCCGAGTACGACGCCATGCGTCGCGCCGTGCGCGCCGGGCTGATGATGCCGGTGGTCGCCGCCGCCGGGTTCAGCGTCGGTGGCGTGCAGACGCCGCTGTTCGCGATTCTCGGCGCGGTCGCCCTGCTGATCCTCGTCGACTTCCCCGGAAACCGGCCCGCCCGGGCACTGGCCTACGCCGGGCTGGGCGTCAACGGGGCCGTCCTGGTCACCCTGGGCACCGTGATGGCGCCCGTGCCGTGGTTGGCCGTGGCGGTGATGTTCGTGGTGGCGGCGGCGGTGATGTTCGCCGGCGTGCTCAGTGAGATCGTGGCCGCCGGCCAGCGCTCCACCCTGCTCACCTTCGTTCCGGCACTGTGCCTGCCGCCGGGCCCGATTCCGGATCGCCTGCTCGGCTGGGTGATCGCCCTCGCCCTGTGCGTGCCCGCCGCGCTGTTCCTGTTTCCGCCGCGCCATCACAACGAACTTCGGCTGTACGCCGCCCGGGTCTGCGCGACGCTCGCCGACGCGCTGGACCGGGCCGAACCGAGCGCCGAGGACCTCGACGCCGTTCACGATGCGATGGACAAGCTGCGCACCACTTTTCTCGGTGCCGATTTCCGCCCGGTCGGACTGACCGCAGGCAGCCGGGCGCTCGTGCGGGTGATCGACGACCTGCAGTGGCTGTCCGACCTCGTGACGCGATCCCCCGGCACCGCGCTTGCCGAACTGCGGGACCCGATCGTGGCGGTGTTGCGTGAGTCCGCCGCCGTGCTGGAGACCGGCGGCCCGCAACGCGATGCGCATCGCAGCGCGCTGGCCCACGCCTTGGCCGTGCAGCGACTGCTCGCGCAGAGCCGGTACCGCGAGGACATCTGCGAGATCCTTGACGAACCCGATGACGCCGCGGCGCTGGGAATCGGACGAAAGCTGTTGACCCGCAGAACGATATCGGCGTGTGCCGGCGCGACAGGGCGGGTGATCGGACTGGCCGCCGACGCCGACGCCCGCCCGGTGTGGGCGCGAGTGCTGGGCCTGCGACTGCCGGATTCCGGCGCGGCCGCGCGGGTGCTGTCCGAATCCGAGGCGATCGCCAGCATCCCGTCGGGGTTGGTCGCGACACGGGCCGTGGTGGTGCGCAACAGTCTTCGCACCGGATTGGGGCTGGCCCTGGCCGTCGGGGTGACGCATCTGTTCCCCCTGCAGAACGGGCTGTGGGTGGTACTGGGCGCCATGTCGGTGTTGCGCAGCAGTGCCCTGACCACCGGGACCCGCGTCGTACGCGCGGTCGCCGGGACGGTGATCGGGTTCGGGCTCGGCGCGGCCTTCATCGCCCTGATGGGCGTGGACCCGGTGGTGATGTGGCTGGCGCTGCCGCTGGTCGCATTCGGGTCGGCGTTCGTCCCGGAGGTGGCGTCGTTCATCGCCGGACAGGCCGCGTTCACCATGATGGTGGTGATCATCTTCAACCTGATCCACCCGATCGGCTGGCGGGTGGGCCTGATCCGGGTCGAGGACGTGGCGATCGGCGCCCTTGTCGGCGTGGTGGTGTCGCTGCTGTTGTGGCCGCGGGGCGCGGCCGCGGCGGTGACCCGGTCACTGGATGCCGCCCGCGCGGCCGGCACGGCCTATATGAAGGCCGCGGTGCTCCGGGTGACGCGGGGCGCCTCCGAGGAGGCCGACGACCGCATCACCACACTCGGCCACGATGCGCTGTCTGCCGGCAGAACCCTGGACGACACGGTGCGCCACTATCTTTCGGAGAGCGGGGGCTCGACCGACCTGCGCGCGCCGGTGATCAGGTCGGCCAACCGAGCCACCCGGCTGAGGGCCGCGGCCGAGCTGATCGCCGATGTCGTCCCACCGCCCCTGGCGGTCTACCCCCAGGTGCGTGAAGCCCTCGAATCTCATTGCCACGCAGTGTGCGAACGGTTTCGCGGTGTCGAGTCCGTGCACTTCGGTCCGCCGATCAGCGACGATTTCGTGCGGGCCCTGCGCGCCGGCGCCGGTGCGGGCGAACTGGCGATAGCGGCCGCGCTGCCGCTGGTCACCGTCGCCGCCCATCTCGGCGAACTGGAACTGCTCTACCCTGAACCGGTCAGTGATGGGGCCGGAGCGCATTCGGCGGCACCGTCCCGAACCGGCCCGCGTTGA
- a CDS encoding PTS fructose transporter subunit IIABC, whose product MSPTDTAQPVITTDLVLLDTDAGTSNESVIAHIAALLAAAGRTGDADGLVAAAMAREGQSATGLPGGIAIPHCRSAFVDTPTIGFARLAPAVDFGAPDGPSDLVFLIAAPESGGADHLKLLSSLARALVRKEFVESLRTAKTAGELVALVDGVVNPAPAGGPAAAVAPVPGKTTSIVAITACPTGIAHTYMAADALKLAAERAGVTFTVETQGSSGSTPLPADTIAGADAVIFATDVGVKDKQRFAGKPVIASGVKRAINEPDTMISEAIAAATDPHAARVSGSVEEAGAASAANSLGWGTRLRQILLTGVSYMIPFVAAGGLLIALGFLFAGYDIANAPEGAKGLSFGMNSLGAHIATGNSLVNLPAGGFVQYLGAVLFTLGGLAFMFLVPALAGYISFAIADRPGIAPGFTAGAVAVFVGGGFIGGIVGGLIAGFAALWISKINVPQVFRGLMPVVVIPLFASLIVGLLMFMLLGRPLAAITSGLTNWLNGLTGASVILLGVILGLMMCFDLGGPVNKAAYAFATAGLNVSDVASLRIMAAVMAAGMVPPLAMALATRLRPGLFSEPERENGNAAWFLGAAFISEGAIPFAAADPLRVIPSMMAGGAVTGALIMAFDVTLKAPHGGIFVFFAIGHLMWFLVALAAGTVVAALAVVLAKQFTKTPVSA is encoded by the coding sequence ATGTCCCCCACCGATACCGCACAGCCGGTGATCACCACCGACCTGGTGCTGCTCGACACCGATGCCGGCACCAGCAACGAGTCCGTCATCGCCCACATCGCCGCACTGCTCGCCGCCGCGGGCCGCACCGGCGACGCCGACGGCCTGGTGGCCGCCGCCATGGCCCGCGAGGGTCAGTCGGCCACCGGTCTCCCCGGTGGAATCGCCATCCCGCACTGCCGCTCGGCCTTCGTCGACACGCCGACCATCGGGTTCGCCCGGTTGGCGCCGGCCGTGGACTTCGGCGCCCCCGACGGCCCCTCGGATCTGGTCTTCCTCATCGCCGCACCGGAATCCGGTGGTGCCGACCACCTCAAGTTGCTGTCCAGTCTGGCCCGCGCCCTGGTCCGCAAGGAGTTCGTGGAATCGCTGCGGACGGCCAAGACCGCGGGAGAACTCGTGGCACTCGTCGACGGGGTGGTGAACCCGGCCCCCGCCGGCGGTCCCGCCGCCGCCGTTGCGCCCGTCCCCGGCAAGACCACGTCGATCGTGGCGATCACCGCCTGCCCCACCGGTATTGCGCACACCTACATGGCTGCCGACGCCCTCAAGCTGGCCGCAGAACGGGCCGGTGTCACCTTCACCGTCGAGACCCAGGGCTCCTCCGGCAGCACCCCGCTGCCTGCCGACACCATCGCCGGCGCCGACGCCGTCATCTTCGCCACCGATGTCGGCGTCAAGGACAAGCAGCGTTTCGCCGGTAAGCCCGTCATCGCCTCGGGCGTCAAGCGAGCCATCAACGAACCCGACACCATGATCTCCGAAGCCATTGCGGCCGCGACCGATCCGCATGCGGCCCGGGTATCCGGCTCGGTCGAGGAGGCCGGCGCCGCGTCCGCGGCGAACAGCCTGGGCTGGGGCACCCGGTTGCGTCAGATCCTGCTCACCGGCGTGAGCTACATGATCCCGTTCGTCGCCGCCGGCGGCCTGCTGATCGCGCTGGGCTTCCTGTTCGCCGGCTACGACATCGCCAACGCACCCGAGGGGGCCAAAGGGCTGTCCTTCGGCATGAACTCACTGGGTGCGCACATCGCGACCGGAAACTCGCTGGTGAACCTGCCGGCCGGCGGGTTCGTCCAGTACCTCGGCGCGGTGTTGTTCACCCTCGGCGGCCTGGCCTTCATGTTCCTGGTCCCCGCGCTGGCCGGCTACATCAGCTTCGCCATCGCCGACCGGCCGGGTATCGCACCCGGATTCACCGCCGGCGCGGTCGCCGTCTTCGTCGGTGGTGGTTTCATCGGCGGTATCGTCGGCGGCCTGATCGCCGGGTTCGCGGCGCTGTGGATCAGCAAGATCAATGTGCCGCAGGTGTTCCGGGGTCTCATGCCGGTGGTCGTGATCCCGCTGTTCGCCTCGCTGATCGTCGGCCTGCTCATGTTCATGCTGCTCGGCCGCCCGCTGGCCGCGATCACCTCCGGACTGACCAACTGGCTCAACGGACTGACCGGCGCCTCGGTGATCCTGCTCGGGGTGATCCTGGGTCTGATGATGTGCTTCGACCTGGGTGGGCCGGTCAACAAGGCCGCCTACGCCTTCGCCACCGCCGGCCTCAACGTCAGCGATGTCGCGTCCCTGCGCATCATGGCCGCGGTGATGGCCGCCGGCATGGTGCCGCCGCTGGCCATGGCGTTGGCCACCCGGCTGCGGCCCGGGCTGTTCAGTGAGCCCGAACGGGAGAACGGCAACGCCGCGTGGTTCCTCGGTGCCGCGTTCATCTCCGAGGGCGCCATCCCGTTCGCCGCGGCCGACCCGCTGCGCGTCATCCCGTCGATGATGGCCGGCGGTGCCGTCACCGGAGCGCTCATCATGGCCTTCGACGTCACGCTCAAAGCGCCGCACGGTGGCATCTTCGTGTTCTTCGCGATCGGCCACCTGATGTGGTTCCTGGTCGCCCTGGCCGCCGGAACCGTGGTCGCCGCCCTCGCGGTGGTGCTCGCCAAACAGTTCACCAAGACGCCCGTATCCGCCTGA
- a CDS encoding TetR/AcrR family transcriptional regulator gives MGVGVSRDSYFEAGIDILSDLGYGGLKLAEVCQRLGVTTGSFYHYFTSWSSYTRALVDNWVQVKTTQIIDAARAESDPRRRIGTLVEEALALPHGAEAAIRVWSSIDPTVGEVQRTVDQQRFDIMKESALEILTSDRQAHVFAIAAVYLLTGYEQASLPRDFADLRWLADQLLDGLDSGMFGTVPDHS, from the coding sequence ATGGGGGTTGGCGTGTCGAGGGATTCATATTTCGAAGCCGGTATCGACATCTTGTCCGACCTCGGCTACGGCGGCCTGAAACTGGCGGAGGTATGCCAGCGACTCGGTGTCACGACGGGCTCGTTCTACCACTACTTCACCAGCTGGTCGTCCTACACCCGAGCGCTCGTCGACAACTGGGTGCAGGTGAAGACCACCCAGATCATCGACGCGGCCCGAGCCGAATCCGATCCGCGGCGCAGGATCGGCACGCTGGTCGAGGAGGCGCTCGCCCTGCCGCACGGCGCGGAGGCGGCAATCCGGGTGTGGAGTTCCATCGACCCGACGGTGGGTGAGGTGCAGCGCACCGTCGACCAGCAGCGGTTCGACATCATGAAGGAATCGGCGCTGGAGATCCTCACCAGCGACCGTCAGGCGCATGTGTTCGCGATCGCCGCGGTATATCTGCTGACCGGCTATGAGCAGGCCTCGTTACCCCGCGATTTCGCAGACCTGCGCTGGTTGGCCGACCAACTGCTCGACGGGCTGGACTCCGGGATGTTCGGCACCGTTCCGGACCACTCGTGA
- a CDS encoding pirin family protein, which produces MPAITADTLTLPRIAGPEPADTERPVRSITTGPRGFEGEGFPVVRAFAGVSAADLDPFIHMDQMGEIEYQPGEPRGTDWHPHRGFETVTYMIDGRFAHQDSHGGGGLITDGATQWMTAGAGILHIETPPAELVESGGVFHGIQLWVNLPRADKFATPRYQAIEGREVQLLSSADGGALVRVIAGEVDGRTGPGGTHTPITLAHATIAPGARLDLPWDRRFNALVYVLSGRGSVGPVSHPIQQGQLAVLGPGDRIALAAAGSQDSHRSAMEVLLLGGKPIREPVFHYGPFVMNSKSEVIEALEDFNAGRFGTVPPNALRPHH; this is translated from the coding sequence ATGCCTGCCATCACAGCCGACACGCTGACCTTGCCCCGCATCGCGGGGCCAGAACCTGCTGACACCGAACGCCCCGTGCGTTCGATCACCACCGGCCCACGCGGTTTCGAGGGGGAGGGCTTCCCCGTCGTGCGCGCGTTCGCCGGCGTAAGTGCCGCCGACCTCGACCCGTTCATCCATATGGATCAGATGGGCGAAATCGAATACCAGCCCGGTGAGCCGAGGGGAACGGACTGGCACCCGCACCGCGGATTCGAGACCGTCACCTACATGATCGACGGCCGCTTCGCCCATCAGGATTCGCACGGTGGCGGTGGATTGATCACCGACGGTGCCACTCAATGGATGACCGCCGGGGCCGGGATCTTGCACATCGAGACGCCACCGGCCGAACTCGTCGAGAGCGGCGGCGTGTTCCACGGCATCCAGCTGTGGGTGAACCTGCCCCGTGCCGACAAGTTCGCCACGCCCAGGTACCAGGCCATCGAGGGGCGTGAGGTGCAGTTGCTCTCTTCGGCCGACGGCGGGGCGCTCGTCCGCGTCATCGCCGGTGAGGTGGACGGCCGCACCGGGCCGGGCGGTACACATACCCCGATCACGTTGGCGCACGCCACGATTGCCCCGGGCGCGCGGCTTGACCTGCCATGGGATAGGCGGTTCAACGCCCTGGTGTACGTATTGTCCGGGCGCGGCTCGGTGGGGCCGGTGAGTCACCCGATCCAGCAGGGTCAGCTGGCCGTGCTCGGGCCGGGCGACCGGATCGCGCTGGCCGCGGCTGGCTCCCAGGACTCCCACCGCTCGGCGATGGAGGTTCTGCTGTTGGGCGGCAAGCCGATTCGCGAGCCGGTCTTCCATTACGGGCCGTTCGTGATGAATTCCAAGTCCGAGGTGATCGAAGCGCTGGAGGATTTCAACGCGGGCCGGTTCGGGACGGTGCCGCCGAATGCGCTCCGGCCCCATCACTGA
- a CDS encoding TetR/AcrR family transcriptional regulator: protein MPHIASRGPGRPPAAKAADTRERILQAAREVFSELGYDAATFQAIAIRSDLTRPAINHYFESKRVLYREVIEQTNAMVVGAGFERAKAQSTLLARLSAFFSAVMQTDTKDRSVAAFLVTSVLEAQRHPELAHETHDSLASSREFLSWAVREAMDSGELTTDTDVEMLVELLVAVMWGMGFYAGYVGSHADLERVIEKFELLLANKLWSLPT from the coding sequence GTGCCGCACATAGCCAGCAGAGGACCGGGTCGCCCGCCTGCGGCCAAAGCAGCAGACACCCGAGAGCGTATCCTGCAGGCCGCGCGGGAGGTGTTCAGCGAACTCGGCTATGACGCCGCGACCTTTCAGGCGATCGCCATCCGCTCGGACCTCACCAGGCCCGCCATCAATCACTACTTCGAGAGCAAGCGGGTGCTCTATCGCGAGGTGATCGAGCAGACCAATGCCATGGTGGTGGGCGCCGGGTTCGAGCGAGCCAAGGCCCAGTCGACGCTACTGGCCAGGCTGTCGGCATTCTTCTCGGCGGTCATGCAGACCGATACCAAGGATCGTTCGGTGGCCGCCTTCCTGGTCACCTCGGTGCTGGAAGCGCAGCGTCATCCTGAGCTCGCCCATGAGACCCACGACTCGCTGGCCAGTTCGCGGGAGTTCCTTTCGTGGGCGGTCCGCGAGGCGATGGACAGTGGGGAGCTAACCACCGACACCGACGTGGAGATGCTTGTCGAGCTCCTTGTCGCCGTGATGTGGGGGATGGGCTTCTACGCCGGGTACGTCGGCTCGCATGCAGATCTGGAACGTGTTATCGAGAAGTTCGAACTGCTGCTGGCTAACAAGCTCTGGTCGCTGCCGACGTAA